The window CTTGGCCACCACCTTCGTGGCCGCCTTGGCGACCTGCTTCACCTTGGCGGCGGCCTTCTTCGCGGCAGGGGCCGCGGACTTCTTCTTCGCGGGGGCCTTCTTTCCCGCCTTGGACGCCTCGGTCGCCTTCGCCACCAACTTCGCGGCCGCCTTCGCCACGCGTTTGGACGCGCTCTTGAGGACACCCCCCGATTTCGCCGACTTGACCTTCTTCGCGGCGGGAGTCGCCTTCTTGGCCCCGGACCTGGGCTTGGCCATCGACGCTGTCTCCTTGAATTCCCGTGTCATCTCAACGGGTTGGCACACCTGACCACGACCAGATCAGGTCCTCGCGATCATCACGGCTTGTAACGGTGATCATCAGACCTGTCAAACAAAGTCTTGAATTTCCTGGGGACTTTGATGCCAAAAGGGGCCCCTCGCTACACGCCTGTAACGGGTTGTTCCGCCCCCTACCCTCTCTCCGAGGTCGCCCCCGAATGAAGGATGACACCGAGTTGCTCGCCGTGGAGGAAGCGCGAGCCCGCACCCTCGCCCTGGTCCAACCGTTGTCCACCGAATGGGTGCGTTGGGAGGACGCGCTCGGGCGCACGCTGGCCGAGGACGTGCGGGCCCAACGCACCCTGCCGCCCTGGGACAACTCGGCCATGGATGGCTTCGCCGTGCGCAGCGCGGACCTCTCGGCCCCCCTGCCCGTTCGTCTGCGGGTGGGGGAAACCATCTACGCGGGGCAGACGCCGCGCGAGGAGGTAGGCCCCGGGACGTGCGCGCGCATCATGACGGGGGCTCCCCTGCCCGCTGGCGCCGACGCGGTGGTGATGCGCGAGCGGACGCGGCTGACGCCCGAGGGCGACGCGGTGGACATCCTCGAGGGGGTGGGTCCCGGCCACTTCGTGCGGCCCCGGGGGGAGGACGCGCGCGAGGGCGAGGTGCTGCTGCCCCGGGGCACGCCCCTGGGAATCCCCGAGCTGGGCCTGCTCTTGGGCCAGGGGCGCACGAGCGTGCCGGTGCCCCGCCGGCCCCGGGTGGCCATCCTCTCCACGGGGGACGAGCTGTGCCCGGCGGACGCCCCCGCCGAGGGCCGCATCGTGGATGCCAACGCGCCCGCGCTCAGCCTCGCGGTGATGCGCGCCGGAGGGGTGCCCTCGGTGCTCGGCATCGCCCGGGACACCCGGGAGGACGTGTCCCGCCTGCTCGCGGCCGCCGAGGGCCATGATCTGGTGCTCACGAGCGCGGGCATGTCGGTGGGCGAGCACGACTTCGTGCGCGAGGCGCTGGCGCAGCTGGGCGTGGCGCAGGACTTCTGGCGCGTGGCCATCAAGCCCGGCAAGCCCCTGGCCGTGGGCCGCAAGGGGGGCACCCTCTACTGCGGGCTGCCCGGCAATCCCACCTCGTCCCTGGTGACCTTCGAGCTCTTCGTGCGCCCCGCCCTGCGCCGCATGCTGGGACACGCCGACGTGGAGCCACCGCGGGTGCCGGGCCGGCTCGCCGGGGAGCTGAAGAAGGCCCCGGGGCTGGACCACTACATCCGGGTGACCGCCGCCTGGCAGGAGGGCGAGCTGTGGGCCCGGCCCCTGGCCACCCAGACCTCGGGAGCCCTGCGCTCCGCGGCCTCGGCCACTCATCTGCTTCATTTCCCTCGTTCTTCCAGTAGGTTGGCTACTGGGGACGAGGTCGAGCTATTGCCCCTGTCCTGGAGTGCCTAGAGGAACAACGGCACCCGATGAGCATCCATCTTGTGTCCCCAATTGTTGTAAGGGAGAAAGGTCTTCTCATGTCCGACACGCCTCAGGTCCTCCCCACCCGAAAAAGCTCTTCGCTCCTGGAGCGCTTCTCCGAAGCGGACGTTCCGACGGAGCGAGGCGTGCTGCGCACGGTCGTCTTCCGGGAGAAGCGCAATGGCCGGGAGCACGTGGCCCTCGTCGTGGGGGACATCCACGACAAGGAGGGGGTGCCGGTGCGCGTGCACTCCGAGTGCCTCACCAGCGAGGTGTTCGGCAGCCTCAAGTGCGACTGTCGGCAGCAACTGGACCGGGCACTGGACTTCGTCACCCAGAATGGCTGTGGCGTGGTGCTCTACCTGCGCCAGGAGGGCCGGGGCATCGGCCTGGGTAACAAGATCAAGGCCTATGCGTTGCAATCCCAGGGGTTGGACACGTACGAGTCCAACCGGAAGCTGGGGTTCGCCGATGACCTGCGCAGCTACGACGTCGCCGCGGAGATGCTGCGCTCACTGGGAGTGCGTTCCGTGGATCTCATCACGAACAACCCCCTGAAAATTGCAGGATTGGTGGAAGAGGGTATTCCCGTACGCCGACGCATTCCCTCGCGTACGGCGCATAATCCACATAACGTGGACTACCTGAGGACAAAGCGCGAGCGCACGGGACACCTGATTGAGCTCTTCGCCGAGGACGACACAGAAGCGAAGGTGGGCTGAGGACGCGCCGGGCCAGGAGCACGCCGAGCCGCGAGTCCCCTTTCACGTCCGGTTCTGGGGGGTGCGTGGCTCGGTCCCCGCCCCTGGACCGAAGACCCAGCGCTATGGGGGCAACACGCCTTGCGTCGAGATGCGATGCGGGGACGAGTTGCTCATCTTCGACATGGGCACGGGGGCTCGCGCGCTGGGCGAGTCGCTGAGCGCCGGCAGTGGACCGCTGCGCGCGTCCATCTTCCTGTCCCACTACCACTACGATCACCTGCAGGGGGTGCCGTTCTTCACCCCGCTCTTCAACCCCCGCTTCTCCTTCACGCTGTATGGCGCCACCCGAGAGGGACGCTCGGTGAAGGACGTGCTGGCCGGGCAGATGGTGCAGCCCTACTTCCCGGTGACGATGACCCAGGTCGTCAAGGCCGCGCTGACCTACCGGGACATGGCGCCGGGGCAGTCGCTGGAGCTGGGAGTGGCCACCGTGCGCGCGCTGGATCTGAACCATCCGGGCGGCAACCTGGGCTATCGCGTGGACTGCGATGGCCGCTCGGTGGTGTACGCGACGGACGTGGAGCACGGCTGCGACATGGATCGCGACCTGGTGGAGTTCGCGCGGGGCGCGGACGTGCTCATCATCGACGCGATGTACACCGAGGATGAGTACCGGGGCCGCAAGGGCGCCTCGAAGATGGGCTGGGGCCACTCGACATGGGAGGCCGCGGTGCACGTGGCCAACACCGCCCAGGTGAAGCAACTGGTGCTCTTCCACCACGAGACCACGCGCGATGACGAGGAGATGGATGCCTTCGTCGCCCGGGTGCGCGAGCACCGCCCCGAGGTGCTCGCCGCGCGGGAGCTGGAGACGATCACCCTCTGACGTCGCGCGCACCGCGCTGGAGGGCGCGCTCCACGCCCTCGCGCAGTCCCCGGAAGGGCAGCCGCTCGAGCGCCGTGGGAACATCCACCCACTCGAAGGCGTCGTGCTCGTCCCCCAGACGCACCTCGAAGCCACCCTCGCACCGGGCGGCGAAGGCGTTCTCCTCGACGAGCCGGGGCGGCACCGTGGTGCCCACCGCGAAGGCGTGGCGGTAGTCCAGATCCACCACGTCGGCGCGCAGTCCGGTCTCCTCGAACAGCTCTCGCGCGGCGGCCTCGCGGGGAGACTCGCCCGGCTCCAGCCCTCCGGTGACGATCTGCCAGAAGCCACCCCGCTGGGGACGCCGGCGCAGGAGCAACACGCGGGTGTCGGCGCCCTCGCCCTGGAGGAGCGTGACGCTCACGGTGCGCGTGGGCGGCGGGCCCTCGGCGAGTTGGAGTTCGAAGACGTCGGCGAAGTGCCGCGCCACCTTCTGCTCCACCTCGGCCATGGGCACGCGGTGGCCCAGCTCGCGCTGTAGCGACGTGACGCCCGCCTCGCGGATGCCACAGGGCACGATGAGCTGGAAGTGCTCCAGGTGCGTGTTCACGTTGAGCGCGAAGCCATGGCTGGTGAGCCAGCGCGCCAGGTGCACCCCGATGGCGGCGATCTTCCGGGCATCGCGCGTTGCCTCGCCGCCGAGCCACACCCCGGGCCACTTGGGGATCGTCACCGAGGACAGGCCATACTCGGCGAGCGTGCGGTGCATGCACTGCTCGACATCCCGCACGTAGCGGCGCACGTCCTGGCGGTGCTCGGGCAGCAGGAAGATGGGGTAGCCCACGAGCTGCCCGGGACCGTGGTAGGTGACGTCGCCGCCCCGGTCCGTCTGGAACAGTCCGATGTGCTCCTCGGCCAGCCGAGCATCGTCCGCGACGACGTTCTCGCGTTTGGCGGCCCGGCCCAGGGTGAGCACCGGCGGGTGCTCGAGCAGCAGCAACACGTCCCCGCAGAGGCCCTGGCGCCGGGTCTCGCCGAAGAGCTTCATGAGCTGCAAGCCATCCTCGTACTCGACCTGACCGAGCCGATACACCGTCAGCGTGTTCACGTGTCTCCCTTGCCCGGCCCCGGAGTCGCCCGCCGCCAGGAGCCGGGAGGAATCCGCGCCAGGAGCGCCTTCAATTCATGTCCGGTCCGAGGTGAACGGGCGGCCTCCTGGGCGAGCGCGGTGAGCGCCTCGTCGGACAGTTGGATGTCCTCCCGGGCGGCGAGCTGTCGCCGGGCGATCTCCCGCAGCAGCTCGACACCGGGCGTCTCGAGCACGACGAGCAGCTGCACCTGCTCCAACAACAACAGGGAGAGCGCGCCGCGAGTGGCCTCGGAGAGCGAGGCCGTGGTGGGCACGAAGAGGCGGCCCGAGTCCGATACGAGCTCGGGTCCGGGCACCACCGCGCCACCCCGGGCGGACATCACCACCGTGCGCTGGGGGTGACGGCTCAGGAAGGCCCCGAGCGCGGCTTGCCCGGCGGAGGGCAGCCGATCCACGTCCTCCACGAGCAGCGTGGCCTCCACCGAGGCGCGATCGATCGACTCCGGAGTGACGGCCTCGCCCTGCCCCGCCTCCACGAGCGCCCGCAGCCAGGTGCTCTTCCCCGAGCCCTCGGGACCGAGCACCAGCACCCGGCGGACCCCCGCCGCCAGCCCGCTCTCGAGCCGCGCCCGCGCCTCCGCTTGTCCCAGCAACTCCTGGGTGATGGGGCGCGACGCCCGGGGCCGAGCGGACGGAGCACGCGCCGTCACGCCTCCCAGCAGCGAGCTGGATTCTCCAATGCAGGCCGCGCAGATGAACGCGCCGGCGGGACCCGCCACCAGCGGCCCCACCTCAAGCCGGGGCCGGCAGCAGAAGGAGCACCACGCCTCGAGCGCGGGATCGGCCCGGGTCGGCCCCCGCTCGATGAACATGCCCTCCCGCTCCGGCGAGGACGGGGAGGACACGGCGGGCGGCGCGGGCGGTTCCTCCCGTCGCGGCCCCACGCTCTCCGCGGTGAGGACGGCCGAGCGCATGACCTTCACCGCCAGACCCACCGGGTTGGCACGGCGATCCACGGCCAGCGAGGCCTCGCGCAACGCGTCCTGGAGCGTCGAGGAATCCTCCTCGATCTCCCAGGTGGCCCCCTCGTGGACGTCGTCCTCGTCCTCCTCTTCGTCCGAGGACACGACCGGGATGGGGGGCGAGGGCTCGCTCTCCCCCGCCTCCAACCGGCGCAGCGCCTCCTCCAGGTCGGTGCGAGAAGGATCCAACCGCAGGGCATAGCGCAGGAGCTGTTCCGCCCGGGCCCGGTTTCCCCCGCGCCGACACAGCTCGGCGGCGCGTTGGAACAACTCGATGGCCCGGCGCTTGTCGCCGCCGAGCTCCGCCGCCTGGGCGGCACGGATGACGTCGCGGACGTTCTCGGCCATGGGCCCCTACTCCCTCGCGAAGGCCAACGGCCGTCAGGCCATGGCCAGGAACAGCATGTCTGGATGCTCCAGGTACTTGATGACTTCGTAGACGAAGTCCGCGGCCATCTGGCCGTCGATGACGCGGTGATCGGCGGAGATGGAGATGTTCATCATCTCGCGCACCACCACCTGGTCGTTCTTGTCCACCACGGGCCGCTTGCGCATGCGGTGGATGCCCAGGATGGCCACCTCGGGGTGGTTGATGATGGGCGTGGCGAAGATGCCGCCTGACTGCCCGAGCGAGGTGATGGTGAAGGAGCCTCCGGTCAGCTCGTCCATCTTCAGCTTGCGCTCGCGCGCCGCGGTGCTCAGGCGGAGGATCTCCTCGGCCAGCTCGCGCAGGGTGAGCCGGTCCGCGTTCTTGAGGACCGGCACGGTGAGCCCCTCGGGGGTGGACACCGCGATGCCGATGTTGAACTCGCCCCGGACGACGAGCTCCTGGGCGGCCTCGTCCATCTGCGCGTTGAGGTGGGGGTACTTCTTCATCGCCGCGATGACGGCCTTCACGATGAAGGGCAGGAAGGACAGCTTCGTCTTGTCCCCCGTGGCGGCCAGGCTCTCGTTGAGCCGCTTGCGCAGGGCGACGAGCTCCGTGGCGTCCGTCTCCTCGACGAAGCCGAAGTGGGGCGCGGTGAACTTCGAGCGCACCATCTTCTCGGCGATCTTCTTGCGCAGGCCGCGCAGCGGGATGCGCTCGTCGGCCCGGCCCGAGACCACCGGGGGCGCGGCCGGACGCGCGGCGGCGGCGGGAGGCGGCGACACCTCGTTGCGCGAGGAGGAGGCGCCCGCGATGGCCGCCTTCACGTCCGCCTTCATCACGCGGCCCTGCGGCCCGGAACCGGCGATCTGCGAGAGATCCAACCCGTGCTCGCGCGCCATGCGGCGGGTGAGCGGCGTGGCGAGCACCTTGGACGAGGACGCGGCCTCCGGCGCCGCGCTGGCCGCCGCGGCCACGGGAGCGGCGGCGGGAGTGGGAGCGGCCGCCGGAGCCTCATGACCCGACGAGGCCTGGGCGGGCGCGGAGCCTTCGAGCTCGAGCGTGACGAGGAGCTGGTGCACCTTCGCCATCTCGCCTTCCTTGCCGTGCGTCTGCACGACCCGGCCGGCCTTGGGGCTGGGAACGGTGACCGTGGCCTTGTCCGTCATCACCTCGGCGAGGGTCTGGTCCTCCTTGACCAGGTCACCCGCCTTGACGTGCCACTTGACCAGTTCGCCCTCCTGAACACCTTCGCCAAGATCAGGAAGCTTCAACTCGAAGATCGCCATTCGGGTTCCGTTTCGGGATGAGGGGAGAAAGGCGTCAGGTGCCGCTGGCGAGCCCCAGGCGCTCACGCTCCATGAGGCCCTTCATGAAGAACTCGGCGGCGCGGTAGCTCGAGCGCACGAGCGGCCCGGAGGCGACGTAGAGGAAGCCGAAGGACTCGGCGAGCTGCTTGTAGGCCTCGAACTGGGGCGGGCTCACGAAGCGCTCCACGCGCAGGTGGTACTGCGAGGGCTGGAGGTACTGGCCGAGCGTCAGCACGTCCACGCCCGCCGAGCGCAAGTCGCGGAAGGTCTGCTCCAGCTCGGCGTCCGTCTCGCCCAGGCCCACCATGACGGAGCTCTTGGTGTAGAGCCGCTCGGGGCGGTTCTTGAGGTACTCGAGCACCCGGAGCGACTGGCGGTAGGTGGCGCGGCGATCGCGCACGGTGGGGGTGAGGCGCTCCACCGTCTCCACGTTGTGGGCCACCACGTGCGGCCGGGCCTGGGCCACGGTGTCCAGGTCCTGCTCCTTGCCCTTGAAGTCGGGGATGAGCACCTCGACGATCGTCTTGGGCGAGTGCTGGCGCAGCTCGCGGATGGCCGAGGCGAAGTGGCTCGCGCCCCCATCCGGCCGATCATCCCGGTTCACCGA is drawn from Cystobacter fuscus DSM 2262 and contains these coding sequences:
- a CDS encoding dihydrolipoamide acetyltransferase family protein, with the protein product MAIFELKLPDLGEGVQEGELVKWHVKAGDLVKEDQTLAEVMTDKATVTVPSPKAGRVVQTHGKEGEMAKVHQLLVTLELEGSAPAQASSGHEAPAAAPTPAAAPVAAAASAAPEAASSSKVLATPLTRRMAREHGLDLSQIAGSGPQGRVMKADVKAAIAGASSSRNEVSPPPAAAARPAAPPVVSGRADERIPLRGLRKKIAEKMVRSKFTAPHFGFVEETDATELVALRKRLNESLAATGDKTKLSFLPFIVKAVIAAMKKYPHLNAQMDEAAQELVVRGEFNIGIAVSTPEGLTVPVLKNADRLTLRELAEEILRLSTAARERKLKMDELTGGSFTITSLGQSGGIFATPIINHPEVAILGIHRMRKRPVVDKNDQVVVREMMNISISADHRVIDGQMAADFVYEVIKYLEHPDMLFLAMA
- the lipA gene encoding lipoyl synthase, translated to MATPDRFPLPQVAESTRKPEWLKVRLPHGEGYERVKSIVRRTKLATVCEEARCPNIAECWGGGTATVMLMGEVCTRACRFCHVKVGAPPPLDPMEPIHLAQAVKEMDLEYIVVTSVNRDDRPDGGASHFASAIRELRQHSPKTIVEVLIPDFKGKEQDLDTVAQARPHVVAHNVETVERLTPTVRDRRATYRQSLRVLEYLKNRPERLYTKSSVMVGLGETDAELEQTFRDLRSAGVDVLTLGQYLQPSQYHLRVERFVSPPQFEAYKQLAESFGFLYVASGPLVRSSYRAAEFFMKGLMERERLGLASGT
- the lipB gene encoding lipoyl(octanoyl) transferase LipB; the protein is MNTLTVYRLGQVEYEDGLQLMKLFGETRRQGLCGDVLLLLEHPPVLTLGRAAKRENVVADDARLAEEHIGLFQTDRGGDVTYHGPGQLVGYPIFLLPEHRQDVRRYVRDVEQCMHRTLAEYGLSSVTIPKWPGVWLGGEATRDARKIAAIGVHLARWLTSHGFALNVNTHLEHFQLIVPCGIREAGVTSLQRELGHRVPMAEVEQKVARHFADVFELQLAEGPPPTRTVSVTLLQGEGADTRVLLLRRRPQRGGFWQIVTGGLEPGESPREAAARELFEETGLRADVVDLDYRHAFAVGTTVPPRLVEENAFAARCEGGFEVRLGDEHDAFEWVDVPTALERLPFRGLREGVERALQRGARDVRG
- the ribA gene encoding GTP cyclohydrolase II, with the protein product MSDTPQVLPTRKSSSLLERFSEADVPTERGVLRTVVFREKRNGREHVALVVGDIHDKEGVPVRVHSECLTSEVFGSLKCDCRQQLDRALDFVTQNGCGVVLYLRQEGRGIGLGNKIKAYALQSQGLDTYESNRKLGFADDLRSYDVAAEMLRSLGVRSVDLITNNPLKIAGLVEEGIPVRRRIPSRTAHNPHNVDYLRTKRERTGHLIELFAEDDTEAKVG
- a CDS encoding molybdopterin molybdotransferase MoeA, with amino-acid sequence MKDDTELLAVEEARARTLALVQPLSTEWVRWEDALGRTLAEDVRAQRTLPPWDNSAMDGFAVRSADLSAPLPVRLRVGETIYAGQTPREEVGPGTCARIMTGAPLPAGADAVVMRERTRLTPEGDAVDILEGVGPGHFVRPRGEDAREGEVLLPRGTPLGIPELGLLLGQGRTSVPVPRRPRVAILSTGDELCPADAPAEGRIVDANAPALSLAVMRAGGVPSVLGIARDTREDVSRLLAAAEGHDLVLTSAGMSVGEHDFVREALAQLGVAQDFWRVAIKPGKPLAVGRKGGTLYCGLPGNPTSSLVTFELFVRPALRRMLGHADVEPPRVPGRLAGELKKAPGLDHYIRVTAAWQEGELWARPLATQTSGALRSAASATHLLHFPRSSSRLATGDEVELLPLSWSA
- a CDS encoding MBL fold metallo-hydrolase, whose translation is MRCGDELLIFDMGTGARALGESLSAGSGPLRASIFLSHYHYDHLQGVPFFTPLFNPRFSFTLYGATREGRSVKDVLAGQMVQPYFPVTMTQVVKAALTYRDMAPGQSLELGVATVRALDLNHPGGNLGYRVDCDGRSVVYATDVEHGCDMDRDLVEFARGADVLIIDAMYTEDEYRGRKGASKMGWGHSTWEAAVHVANTAQVKQLVLFHHETTRDDEEMDAFVARVREHRPEVLAARELETITL
- a CDS encoding ClpX C4-type zinc finger protein; this encodes MAENVRDVIRAAQAAELGGDKRRAIELFQRAAELCRRGGNRARAEQLLRYALRLDPSRTDLEEALRRLEAGESEPSPPIPVVSSDEEEDEDDVHEGATWEIEEDSSTLQDALREASLAVDRRANPVGLAVKVMRSAVLTAESVGPRREEPPAPPAVSSPSSPEREGMFIERGPTRADPALEAWCSFCCRPRLEVGPLVAGPAGAFICAACIGESSSLLGGVTARAPSARPRASRPITQELLGQAEARARLESGLAAGVRRVLVLGPEGSGKSTWLRALVEAGQGEAVTPESIDRASVEATLLVEDVDRLPSAGQAALGAFLSRHPQRTVVMSARGGAVVPGPELVSDSGRLFVPTTASLSEATRGALSLLLLEQVQLLVVLETPGVELLREIARRQLAAREDIQLSDEALTALAQEAARSPRTGHELKALLARIPPGSWRRATPGPGKGDT